A window of candidate division KSB1 bacterium genomic DNA:
AAAAGGGTTTGACCTTACGCATGAGGTTCGTATATTTCAGACTGTCTAAAGCGGAAGCTGAGGAGATCGATGCCGACGATTAACCAACTGGTTCGCAAGGGGCGAGAGAAGGTAGCCTGGAAGACGAAGGCGCCGGCGCTCACCGGCTGTCCGCAGCGGCGCGGGGTGTGCACGCGCGTGTACACCACCACGCCCAAGAAGCCTAACTCCGCCCTGCGCAAAGTGGCCCGCGTGCGCCTGACGAACGGGTACGAGGTGACGGCGTACATCCCGGGGGAAGGGCACAACCTCCAGGAGCACAGCATCGTGCTGATCCGCGGCGGACGTGTGAAGGACCTCCCGGGTGTGCGCTACCACATCATCCGTGGGGTGTACGACGCGGCCGGTGTGGAGGGCCGGAAGCAGGGCCGCTCCAAGTACGGCGCCAAGAAGAAATAGCACGGCCAAGCCGAAGGTAGTCCAATGCCGAGACGCAAGCGACCCCAGAAGCGCGAAGTTCTGCCTGATCCGAAGTACCATAGCGTTCTGGTGACGAAGTTCATCAACTGCCTGATGCTCAAGGGTAAGAAGAGCCTGGCAGAGAGGATCTTCTACACGGCGCTTGAACGTATTGAGGAGAAGACGGGGCGAAAGGGATTAGAGGTTTTCGAGAAGGCGGTTGCCAACACCAAGCCCCTTCTCGAGGTGAAGTCCAGACGCGTTGGTGGAGCCACCTATCAGGTTCCCGTGGAAGTCCGGCCGGAGAGGCAGCAATCGCTGGCCATCCGGTGGTTGATCCACGCGGCTCGTGCCCGGTCGGAGCACACGATGGCCGAACGCCTGGCCAATGAAC
This region includes:
- the rpsG gene encoding 30S ribosomal protein S7, with amino-acid sequence MPRRKRPQKREVLPDPKYHSVLVTKFINCLMLKGKKSLAERIFYTALERIEEKTGRKGLEVFEKAVANTKPLLEVKSRRVGGATYQVPVEVRPERQQSLAIRWLIHAARARSEHTMAERLANELIAASKGEGAAIKKREDTHRMAEANKAFAHFRW
- the rpsL gene encoding 30S ribosomal protein S12, whose amino-acid sequence is MPTINQLVRKGREKVAWKTKAPALTGCPQRRGVCTRVYTTTPKKPNSALRKVARVRLTNGYEVTAYIPGEGHNLQEHSIVLIRGGRVKDLPGVRYHIIRGVYDAAGVEGRKQGRSKYGAKKK